The Drosophila suzukii chromosome X, CBGP_Dsuzu_IsoJpt1.0, whole genome shotgun sequence DNA window AATATATGATTTAGGTATTTAGTCCACtataaaatcaattttccATGAATTTTCGACATATGCGGCTTGTTTTATTCGCTGGGTTGTAAACTTTAAATTAGAATTATCCAATCATATGGATGTATGGCAAAGTTTAGCTCTGATCATGGTACAATTACATAAGGTAGGCCTTCAGTCCGTTGACGTGTTTCATCGATATTGCTATCCCTTTCCCCTGCACGTATTGCGAGTATCGTTAACGGACTATATTTTGCCGGCGGGACTACCTGATCTATTGACTTAAAATGCATCAAAAGCTGGCTCAATTGGGTGGATAAGACTCGAAGTGAAAGAAGAAATTCGGAAAGCCAGAAATGTAACAGTTTgaacctaaaaaaaaagtggCATCGAAAATAATGTTAGTGGCATTTTCGTGATCCAGGGGTCAAACATTAACAGAATTTGCCATCGACTCGGGCTCGTTTCATGGATATGTATTTTTGTAAGCAGCTCTAGCATTAGtttcagtaaaaatgggaTCCAGTAAAAAAACTTATTTAGCGCTTTTTGCTTGATTTTTTCAGCTCCATGCAGCCAACTTATTGCttgaaattaataaaaacaaaaaagtaatattttagAGCCTTAATAAGTCCGTTGCGACCAAAAATAACGCTGCAACTTATAAATAAAGACAAAACCATATGCTAGCATTCAGAATGAAGCTCGAATAGCACATGAAGAAATGACTGCCGGagatgataaaattaaaatcatttacGAGATTTTGCTCAGcaccaaaatattttgaagtCGTATCAAAAGTGTCTGATTTTACGGCCAATCTCACTATTAATTGCCCAcaattgtaaataaataaattatgtaaaatataaattaattttaaaagcttcgaacatttaaaaaagcTAGTTGAAGCTTTTTGAGTTATAACGTTTGAAGTTAACATTCAAATGCCTAAGTGACCATGCCTTCTTAATCAAGCATATACCAGTAAATGTCATATATATTTGTCTCTTTCTAAGGCTCTAAGGATTTAGTGCTAGTACTTGTTCATGCTAAAAATACCTACGCGTTACCtattaaaaaataccaaaattacCGAATAATGGAAAACGGGCTAATGTATACTAAATACCGAATAATGAAAATCTACCTTCAGTCTACAATCCTACTATTCGGTATTGTAGAAATTTTTCAATAGGCAAGTCGAAGGTATTTTCATTGGTGAATGGCCACTCCTTTCAACCTGCTTCCATCTGCGCAATCGGAATCTGATCTCTCCCATGGTATGTGCTCCATTAAAGGGGCTACATCCGCGGCACGCCTACAATGCCAAATAATACTTATTGTATTTAGATcactgatttttattttaaatctaaTAAAATAGTAATCTACGTTATGTGCAAAAGTAATCTATTTGAATTTCTGTTAATCAAGCTATAACATGATTAATGTCTAGCACTCGCTCTTGGAAGTACTGCCGCATATTGTGATGTGCAATTTCTGAATTTCCCAGCTGGCTATTTCCGGTATGGGCAAATCCATGGCACGGGCTACATCCAGGAGTTGCATCGTTTCTTCCAAGTCTTCCAGGTCACACAAGGCGAAGGGATGAGCGCCCAGAGTGAACTGCCCCTCCGCGAAGAAAGGATCCGGAGTGGCCAGcagataaataattttcagATCCGGAGTGACCAGTATTTCCTTGCTGACCGGACCAGTGGtgtcatttaaaaaaaaaaacaattctggggaaaaatttatgaaattttttataaactaatgtgtttatttttcattacTACAGACTAGTACCGATGaccgatttagcgtcgcttgtgaacggttgtgtttactcttgtgctctgaattttttgtctattctgtgattttttgcgagtgttttgtgtttgtttattaacaaagcttagtctaaccgctgggttagtgtgtttagtgttttttactagatctcccagtgattatagatattttaacatttatattagatttgtttaatctactagctttgttagtgtaattcttatactcactaaacttgctaaaactcttcgattctcactctctctcccgctctatattacaactgtaacttaaactctctctgaacctgccaaatttctggtagacttttggtgtgctattctcttgtctctctctctctctcttgcttgctttacattgtaactgttcctgcgtaaagttgtcagtgtcccacaagcaacgctcaatcgatagaagattttttctctcgtgctctcttacgtttaaattattacgcgatctcgcgctcttatttttttcgtgttttgtgcctttgtggttttggaatttgatcccagtgccaaatttactcgaggtatttttcatatattattctattttatttaatctccttaaaatggctcttatctgctctaagaaaaattgtactctttcgtcttcaactaaagacccttttattttctgctggctctgcgagtcgataatgcacgttaaatgcgcaggatttactggtagagtcaaagactttattgatcagaattctggactcatgtggtcatgtggatcctgcaaggaaatggttgttgagatgagcggctttatgaagcagactcgagacagccttttgaatctctctggtgcttttaaacagctcaatgaggggttcaattccgtttgtgcccaatttaataataaaaaattactaactgagtcgcctaaacgtaaaaaaaccagctcagcggcagttaatacggtcacggtatccaccccaaatccgaacttggtggctgcagcagtcactgttgacactgtggtaagtgaacctactgcgcctatggatacagctgttttaggtgaagtcactgcttctcgaagtcgggtggtaaataaaccttcagtgccggctacggtgccgaccgtacctataggtacaaaagttaccgtttctggctctcagcttagtgaggtgcaatctgctgctgggcTTGCTTattttttggcttttacggaaacttggttgaagccagagatatctgacaatgaagttctgtcaaacaattttaatgcctataggaccgatcgctcctcacgtaggggaggcggtgtgctgattgccgttagcactagcctaacttccgagagaattcactctgatactcctaatgaaattgaatttgttagtgtgaaagtttccttgcaatcattctcaatatttgttacaagctcctatattccacctggctctgatttaataatttatgagcaccacctgtctgcgataaaatctgttctatcccttctttctaacagtgaccttttgattgttttgggtgactttaatctccctggtatttcttggtctcctcctactgactcactagtcgctatacctctatccgcccatgattttgttgatggtcttctagaattatcgttacagcaagtaagctttatacggaattcattaaatagacaactagatcttgtgtttgtttcagacccgtctgaagtcacggtatctagaattgacgctcttgttgtacctgaagaccgatatcatccaacaatggaattgacaatctgcctcccatgcgttgataccctctctcctttagtttctcaaactaaagtgagaagtttccgaaaatgtaactttaaaaaacttaacgacatgatttctcaatataattggacagaattgtacaattgtatggatattgaaagcgccactgaacacttctatatagtgttaaatatcttttttaatgaatgcgttcctgataggtttccttcaaagacaaacaggccaccttggtttaccaatgcgcttcaaagacttaaaaaccttaagacaaacacttataaaaagtataagaaatcgggtaagccatctgatttttcgaaatatgtggtggctcgatcggattttaatgttcttaatagtcattgctattctatgtatttaagtcgatgtaaatttgaattttcaaatgatccgaagcagttttataactttgtcaatgccaagcgtaagtcgtcagcattgccttcatcggtacgttttaactcaatggaggcatcgacggattctgaaattgctgatttatttgccgagtttttccaaactacttatagttcggctgcttggtcaaattctaactaccctaatcccttaaataaggcaaattgtatctttacccctgaaattacggaaatttctctcgtaagagacttagaaaaaacaacgccaacttattctcccggtcctgatggactccccgggtgtgtgcttaagttttgtgcgtcaaccatatgtaaaccgattcttaaactttttaatttgtctatttcatcgtcagtttttcctactatctggaaggactcttttatcattccacttcacaaaaagggtgcgaaggcggatgcccagaattacagaggtatttctaaattgtcggcaattcctaaagcatttgaacgtattattacttctcatttgcaacatttatgttcctcgctaatatcaccgtatcagcatggttttgttaagcgaagatcgaccactaccaaccttctggaattgtcatctattgtaataaatggatttaagaataaaatgcagactgacgttatatacactgattttagtaaggcctttgactctgtcaaccactctcttctcttatttaaattaaatcagcttgggtttccatgtaatctattaacttggatttcaagttatttgaatggtaggactcagagggttatattcaagaacgctgcctcaaaactgatctatgtgacatctggagtgcctcagggtagtcatttgggccctttgctgtttactttgtttattaacgatcttccctctatcataacacactctcgtgtactaatgtatgctgatgatgttaagctttgtttatcacataatgatatagcgtcgggtttcaacttacagtcagatattgattgttttcagggatggtgtgagtataaccttttaaatttgaactgccttaaatgcaacgttatgacttttcatagaggtactcctacttttgttagttactctcttcaaaatacgccactcgaccgtatatattcagtaaatgacttaggcgttcttctggacccaaaacttaaatttgactgccacataatgtccactgtcagcaaggccatgagtgttcttgggtttataaagcgttggtcaaaagaatttgatgacccttatacaaccaaattattatttgcctcccttgtccgtcctattttggaatattgttcttcggtttggagtccacaataccaagtgcatattgaccgtattgagtcggtacaaaaaaaatttcttctttttgcccttcgtagtttgaactgggatcaaaacataaggctaccttcctatcagagtagattactattgcttaatttacctacccttgcaaatcgtagaacaatgcttggtactatttttatgcaaaatcttataagaggtgatattgattctgtagaacttgtaagccgcctaactttcaatgttcctgttagactaacacgaaattattatcccctaaatttgccacgatgtacatctaatttttgtctgcacgagccctttcgcgttctatgtaataattataacaacctttatcatttaatttgcacttcaacttctatcccggtattaaaaactaatattttaactcatttgcttcattcttagatgcttcttttattttcatttgtgtcccgtctctatttgttttttgtatcttcctcgcgaactcgtattttttgcccaaatttcAGGTActcgtaacaagcacgtgcttggtgtcgttgggcctcttgtttgtactgctcgtagtgcatcaacgtccatcatatatatatataaactaGCTTCTGTAAGTCAAAGTTCCTATAATTTCCAGATCCGGAGTGACCAGTATTTCCTTGCTGACAGGACCAGTGGCGTCATTTTTGTTTGTGCAAAAATAGCTGGATCAACAAGAAATAAGCTGAATTAAGGGggaaaatgtattatattttttataaaatactgTGTTTATTTTTCGTTACTACAGACTTAAAAAAGTGGACAATGTTATGTGGCCTTTGGTTTTTTAGCCTTTTGCCTTTTGCCTTTTTTTCTGTACTAAACCATGTTCTGCAAGTCGACAAAGATTCCAAGGACTCTCCTCTCACGACTGTTGGCGACGGTGTTTTTGGCGTGCATCCACGAATCCTCGACGCAGCGTCCAGGCCTGAATCCAAATTGCTATCTGCAGCCATCCGGTAGCCCATCCTTCAGCCGATTCACCATGATTCCTTCTAGCGCCTTTCCGAATACTAGCAAAAGGCATATGCCACGATAAGAGGCAGGATTGCTCCTGTCTTTATCTGGCCCCTTTACCAGCGGTATCACTCTCGGGTGCTTCCACTCGGCCGGAAAGTATCCTTCCGAGATGCACCGAGAGTACAGCTTCGTCAGGTGCTGTGGGATGGCACGCCATACCTCCATGACAATCCCGCCCGTGATGCCATCCATACCCGGAAATCGCAGTCTTCTCAGCCTCGCGACACAGGTTGCCACCTCGAGAATCGGTATGTCATCTTGGACACTCGACTCCGCATCAGGGAAGAAGTTGCAGAGGAGCACATGTGCGCAGTCGTGCCAGGTTACGGGGAACGCGCCGTTTGATCGAAGACATCCGAGATCGGCTGTCTTTTTCCGGCCTCGGCATATCCGGTAGGCGTGCCCTCATGGATCATTCTTGTGCCGTCCCACGAAGTCCCGCCAGTTTTGCTTCTTCGTCGTTAAAGTAAGCTTCTTGTACTGGCCTGAAGCAAGCCCCAGTCCAGCGACTCAGCATCGTCGGTGGCACTCCGGCGAGCTGCGTGCACAGTCGGATTCAAATCGTTTTCGCTTTCATACCTGTTTAATTTTTGCTCCGTTTTTAAAGTCGATTTCTGCGTATGCAACGAGATAATTTGAGATCTAAGATGATGGCCCTTGATGACAATTATTGGGCTAAGATTGCGTCAAAAATCTTAGATGACAATTGGGACGTACCACCAGAGAGCCGTCCCTCATCGTCGAAAATTGCTAAAACGAAGGATGGTGCACCAGGTGGCGAAAGAGGGCGCTTCAGAGGGCGTAATGAACACCGCCAAACCGACGGTCTCCATCATGGAAAAGGTGAAGAGTGGAAATGATGCCATCGCTGCGGAGCTCGAAGACTTCCGATCGACCCACATGAAGGTGGTGGTAAATCAAATATCGAGCGCTTACGCGGCGGGATGTGTTCAGACTACTATGAACCGATACGAGGAGATTATTACCGCCATGATGATCAGGATTGGAGTTTAGCCTTGGTGATCTGCTAATGGTGCCATGATAAACGTGACGCTGGAGGTCGAATGGTTCTCCTACCGATGCCGTACGCAGGTTCGCACTTATGCGTGCCTTAGATGCAAATATGAGGAGGACAAGTTGGTCTGCCGCCAGTGCGGACAGGACAACCACATTGCGGTAAAGTGCAAGAACGTCGTAGACTGCGGAAACTGTCGACACAAGGGCTTTCAATCGGAATATTATATGCTCTCGAACGGCTGCCCTGTTTATAGTGCGCTGCTATCCCAGGTGAACTCTAGATATTAAAATGTTTGGACTCACTTAAGAAGAAGAGGCCCTTACGCCGTCATCGAGACCCTAACGACGCAGTACGGAACGTGCGTGAGTGTCATTGGAAAGTATGGTACATTCTTTCTGGCGGCTCCAGAAAGGAGACGCAGGAAGTGTGGGCGGAATATTCGCATCAGGACCGGACTAAAGAGGTTCGAGGTTGGTCCAATACAGTGACAACAAACGACGGAAGAGAACTTTTGCAGCTGCAATTTTCTATTCAACTTGAAGCTTTCTCTCCATCAGGCGAGGGGACAATCAGTTTAGGAAGTTAGCAGTTTTTATGAAATGCCCTCTGCCCCTGCTTCCGCTTATTTTTCCCATCCTCTTTTCCGTCTTAACTCCTTCCGTTTTGGGCTTGTGAGAGCTTTTGCTAATTTTACAACGCACATTACGTATACGACTTGGTGGAAGCTGCACATTTTTGCCAGGAATAACAGTCAGCCAGGTGGTTCATAAAGATGCCAAGCTGGGCTTTTTGGTttagaaaaaaacaatttgaaaaaataataacaatgtTAAAATGTATATGTACGTCCACAAAATTGAACTTCTTAAATTTACTGAATTCCTTCCCTTTTTAAAATTGACGAGTATTTTTAACAATATCGTATTggtgttatttatttatttgtgctCTCCCACAAAGTCCCAAAAGGGTCTTCTAAATTATCGTCGTCTGGTGACTGTACAAGAATTTAATGTGACTAactcaaaaatattaaaaacaatatcaatatataaaaaaaccCCTAATATAATAACATCGATATTTCGATAAATTATCAACAACCCTGCGAAGTATcttgatatatttttaagaattcgATAGAGCCCGCTGAGAGTAATTAATCTTTCATTTGACATCTCTACTTGTTTGAAACAATAAGTATTCATAAATACTCATAGAAACTCATACTCATAGATACTCATAGATACTCAAACTAGAAAACAATGAAGGATTTTTTAGGAGAGGAAGAGTAGGCGATCCCGCGAAATAGGAGAATCGCCAAGATGAATCGTGCTGATTTGATCGCTGAACTTCGCCACGAGCAAAGAAGAACCCAGGCGATGGTCAAGCGGAAGGACGAGATTAAAGCTGCCCTGCGGCAGTGCAACATACAGCTGACGGACACCAGGCGCATTTCGGAGGAATTGGCCAACGAGAGGAATGCCCTGTTGCAGACGTTGCAACAGGAAATGCAAGATAACGAAGCCAAGGAGACACACCTCAACTTGGAGATCGGTGTTATGGCCAATCAGCGGGATGATTTGCACCAGGAAATGCAAGGGGTGAAAGATGAGCTGAGCAGGATCCACGAGGAGAACAGCTGTTCGATTTGCCTCTCGCCCTGGgattccgaaggcccccaTCGCATTGTGTCCCTGAAGTGCGGCCATCTTTTCGGGGACTGCTGCATCCGCCAGCACCTGGTTCACAGGACAGACTGCGCCCTCTGCAAGCAGCCAGTGAGTCATCAGGATCTGCGCTATCTCTTCGGCTTCCCTGTCCTGGTGGCTACCCAGCCTGCTCCGTTGGGACAAGCTGCTCCTTGATCAACATCGGTCTCCCCAAGAACAGTGAATATTTTCATACCTTTAAAACAAATAGTTGATTATGGTTATTGTATACTTTTCttgaaaattcaaaactaCAGCTTAAGTtttattgtatattttttttttatcataaGCTGATATAGCCCAGTGAATATATTTTCTAAAcagtaatatttatttatttatttatttattaaagatgtTAGAAAAGTTTACAAAACTAAAACTAACATAGGGGGTTGTAGTACTAGCTGCGGGGCCTTCGACTACCTAATTTTTAGTAAGTGAACTTAAtttaagaatattttaaattttggatttagattaatttgtaaaagtttgttttttttagaaaatttatgATAGTAGTTATATTTTCTGCTGTTGGGTGCATGAGGTAGTCGGTGGctttgagatttttaaaaagtcgTTGCTTGTCCTGGGCTATTGCTGGGCATGAATCTAAAATGTGTTCCATCTTAACTGGAGTTGATTGGCAGAGAGGGCAGTTGCGAGAGGTGTTTGGATCGAAAAGGTGTTTGTGTGTTATGATTGAATGTCCAAGGCGGAGTCTTATAAATTTGATTTGGTCAACTCTGGTAATTTCTTCTTGAATTATGTTAGAGAGTGTTGATATGTGGGTGTTGTTTGTGTTAATGTTTTTGTACCATGTGTTGCATTTGTTTATTAGGGTTTCTTTTTCTTGCGTTAGGTGATTTTTTAGAAGTTTGTTTATGTCTTTTATATTTTCGTTTTTCGTATATATAAGTGGCATTTTCGTTGCTTCTTTGGCCGTTTGCGAGTTCGTTTCCTTTGATGTTGGAGTGTCCTGGGGTCcataaaagttttattttaggtTGTTTTGATTGTATTTGTGATCTGATGTGTGCTGGGTATTTGTTGAGGTTTTGTGGATTGCGGATTGCTTCGATCGCTCCTAAGGAGTCAGAGCAGATTACAAATTTTCCTCTCCTACTAATTGCAATTTTAATGGCTTCGAGGATTCCAGTTATTTCTGCTGTTAGGATTGATGAATAAGGTGGCAAGTTTCCGTAGTGCAGTGTTTCTGTTTCGGTGGTTATAGCAAAGGCTGTGTTTGAATTTTGTTGGGATCCGTCCGtgtatataaatgtatggtttttgtagttttcttttgtttcatTGAAAAGTTTTTGGAATGTTTCAGGTGAagtgttgttttttttgtagttGTGTAGCGAGGTGttgattaaatttttttgtagttGCCATGGCGGTTTTGTTTTGTATAGTTTTGTTGGTTGGAAGGGTATGCTAAGAAGTTGACAATTTCCTATAGCTCGTTCTAGTGTTGAGGtccatttttttcttctggTTATTGGTTTGATAAATTTGTGTATTGGTGTATCTTTAGAGCGAATGAGGTTTTTAAAGAGTTTGGTTGTAAGCTGGTCTCGCCGTTGCTCGATGGTTGGAAGGCTGGATTCGTAAAGTAAATTATATGTTAGTGTTGTGCGAAACGCACCTAGGACTGCTCTAAGAGCTGCGTTTAGTgtggtttttaatttgtttagtATGTTTTTTGGGGCGTACCCATATGTACGAAGTGCATAGTCAATTTTAGATATAAGTATGGCTTTTGTGATGTTTAGTAGAGTGTTTGTGTTGCAGTTAAATTTGGGGCTGGCCAAGCATTTTATGATGTTAAGTTTGTTGGAGAGTGATGGTATGAGAGTGTCAATGTGTGAGTTGCAGTTGTATTTCTTGTTTATGGTTAGTCCGAGTATTTTAAGTGATGCTACgttttttatgctagaattcTGTGTTGTAATTACGCATTTGCATCCGTGTTTTCTACATATGTGTAGAagttaatttccaaataattaaaacttcaaaaattgGATTAAGATGTCTTATTTATTCGAGATACAAATCGGAACTACTCTACTCTACATAGCGATCCCTATTTAAAGCTGTAGCTTGGGGCAGCGACGTCGGCTTCGGCGGCAGCGGCGCTGGCAGCGGCGTTGGTAGCGTTGACAAAATTGCTTGGTTGCAGAATCTGCAGGGTCTGCAGAATTCGTATTCCGTACTTAGTTGCGGCTGACCGGATGCTCGtgtttatgttattgaactATATGTTATTGAACTTGGGCTGCAACTTTGTGCTTGACAATGTTGCAATATTTTCGGAGAAAAATATGCGCAAATATTGCTGTTGTTAACTTAGATGTTCAAATTTAGTTTGTGACAGGGATGCGCCTGAGTAACTTCCCCAGTCATCTATTTTCCTAAAGAGGTGGTTTAGGTTGATGGTAatgtttttcttattttttagatttacCAGCAAAAGGAAATCGTCGGCATATGCGCTGAATTTGATCTGTTTATATCTTGTCAGGATGTTGGCTTGTTTATTGAATGCTATTAGAAAGAATACCACTGATATGGGGGATCCTTGCGGGATTTTTCCAAAGGGTGTATGTTTGAGTAGTGTGTCCCTATTCGGACTGTTATCTTTCTGCTTTCGGTGAAGTTTATAatgtaatttattattttgtggCCGCATTTCCATTTTATCAGTTGGTCAATTATTGAGTGAGTACCTACTCGATCGAAAGCTCTTGCGAAGTCGAGAGAGATGAGTGAGGTATGTTTCCTAGTATTGAGCGACTTCGTGATGATGTGATCTGCATAAAGCAGATTATCCGAAGTCGAttaacctttttttttgaaacCGAATTGATGTGGGTGTAGAAGTTTTTCGTTGTTAAGGAACCACTATAGTCTGTTCGCTATTATTTTGTCCATAGTGTTATTCAGGCAGCAGTTAAGTTAGATGGGTCGGTATGATGAGATGTTGGTTTCATCCTTTTGAGGTTTTAGAATTGGTATGATCAGGCGGTTTTGTGTGAATGAGGTATGTAGTGGTTGAAGATGTGTTGAGAAAGTATTCTATTTTTTATTGATCGTGAACTGTTTTTTATCATGGGGCATGATATTCTATTGATTCCTGGTGTTGTACCGTTAAGTGATTGGAGAGCAATGGTAAATTCGATTTTGGTTATGGGCTTGTCAATTTTTATAGCAGTTGTGGTTGGGATGTAATTGAAGGTTATTGTGTTGTATTTATGGGAGGTGAGTTCTTGGCTGAAGTTTGCGTCTTTTGAGAGATGGGACCAGTGTTGTGCGAGCAGGTTAGCGATTTGGCTTTTGTCGTTCGTAGTCACGTTATTGTTGGTTGTTATGCAGTGTATTTGTTTTGCTGGGTTAAGACCGCAAAATCAGCGAATGCTGTTCCATATATTTGTTGTTGGTGTGTTTGATTGAATGGTTGATGTGTAAGTGGTTGTGGATTCCCTTTTCCTAATTTTAATTTCCCTTTTCAGGAACGCGTTTGCTTTTCTGTAAGCAATGATCGTTTCTTGGGTTGTGTTTCTTTTCAATGCGGAGAACAAAAGCTGAGGTCAATGTGTGTGAAGGTGTTGTGTGTAGTAAAGTGTGTTGGTGACTTATCATTTAGTAGGGTAA harbors:
- the LOC139353453 gene encoding E3 ubiquitin-protein ligase RFWD3-like, which produces MNRADLIAELRHEQRRTQAMVKRKDEIKAALRQCNIQLTDTRRISEELANERNALLQTLQQEMQDNEAKETHLNLEIGVMANQRDDLHQEMQGVKDELSRIHEENSCSICLSPWDSEGPHRIVSLKCGHLFGDCCIRQHLVHRTDCALCKQPVSHQDLRYLFGFPVLVATQPAPLGQAAP